In the Aromatoleum bremense genome, one interval contains:
- a CDS encoding acyltransferase family protein, with the protein MGSLRFVLACLVLASHLGHSVSGLNPGVTAVVVFYLLAGHVVGGLWEKWRSQPHALRQFYADRLWRVLPQYYAALGAAALLWAAGAQSPFLALAPGPLEWVINLVVLPLAYFMYTGKEGFALVPPAWSLAVEIQFYLLAPWLAGLTAARLGGAILASLLVFTAAQLQWLDADHFGYRLLPGVLFIFLAGAGLRRPALRPALLALWAVIVLYTVLLRWTGHYIPFNQEVALGVSLGVPVLEGLRRIQPRGRLKAFDEQLASLSYGVFLWHFPVTWLLELNPPILTAGAFATVLGLATACAFLSHHGVERPLWRRFRHMTASAPRRPY; encoded by the coding sequence ATGGGCTCGCTGCGCTTCGTTCTGGCCTGCCTCGTACTGGCCAGCCATCTCGGTCATAGCGTCTCTGGCCTTAATCCCGGCGTAACAGCGGTCGTCGTCTTCTACCTGCTCGCCGGCCATGTCGTCGGCGGCCTGTGGGAGAAATGGCGCAGCCAGCCGCATGCGCTGCGGCAGTTTTATGCCGATCGACTCTGGCGCGTGCTGCCACAGTACTATGCTGCGCTCGGCGCTGCCGCATTGTTATGGGCAGCAGGAGCACAATCCCCCTTTCTGGCCCTGGCGCCCGGGCCGCTCGAATGGGTCATCAACCTCGTCGTGCTGCCACTGGCCTACTTCATGTACACAGGGAAGGAAGGCTTTGCTCTCGTTCCCCCAGCGTGGTCGCTCGCCGTCGAGATCCAGTTCTACCTGCTCGCGCCCTGGCTGGCAGGACTCACCGCTGCACGTTTGGGCGGCGCCATCCTCGCCAGCCTGCTCGTCTTCACTGCAGCGCAGCTGCAATGGCTCGACGCTGACCACTTCGGCTACCGCCTGCTGCCGGGCGTCCTGTTCATCTTTCTCGCCGGAGCCGGTTTGCGCCGGCCGGCGCTGCGCCCAGCATTGCTGGCGCTGTGGGCCGTCATTGTGCTTTACACCGTCCTGCTGCGGTGGACCGGACATTACATACCGTTCAACCAGGAAGTCGCCCTCGGCGTCAGTTTGGGGGTGCCCGTGCTGGAAGGGCTACGCAGAATCCAGCCGCGAGGCCGGCTCAAGGCCTTCGATGAGCAGCTTGCGAGCCTGTCCTATGGCGTGTTTCTGTGGCATTTTCCCGTCACGTGGCTGCTGGAGCTGAACCCTCCGATTCTCACTGCGGGCGCCTTCGCCACCGTACTGGGTCTTGCGACCGCTTGTGCTTTTCTCAGCCACCACGGGGTGGAACGCCCGTTGTGGAGGCGTTTTCGACATATGACAGCAAGCGCACCCCGCAGGCCGTATTGA
- a CDS encoding beta strand repeat-containing protein: MAVTTQQQIAAAYVAFFNRAPDLDGLNFWETEAANSGLNDLELMRDIAAGFAQHPSFDSLYGGLGNAAFIDAIYLNIGGAPADANGKAHWLGLIESGELSRSDFVADFVYGLLTITPETLDGLVASGEITEQEKTDALLRQDRLTNKSAVALNFTQEMGDASNLSPGTDPLDPASLAEDPVYQASQAIIAGVTEDDATMDAPNAYLADTPTIEGILAAFGDDAPVAGQTFTLTTGNDLIPGLIGSAGTADTAGDDKVIGNSSTFNPSDAIDAGEGADLLSLVLNEADTTYAGVNVANVEALELRAVASAAGDEVRVSMTDFDSALADLRIVKSTGNIAIEDLQAGIAVTIDDVRGNVDVDFDNQNVPAAVDISVNEFGESAGAVGQPTLSIDEAVGTVNLVDAAAGPAFYNDFALMGGFGTLNVTGGANGTELTTVVESSADTLAADFTGNESDDKNLTVVTPDGQTLTLATGQYDDDVAIEVQGDANLTVELGEGANNLDILGGVVPDGFLGVAAASSIDAVITAGAGDDVVNIEPSAATLDANLGDGNNQLFMGDGSDVNVVTGAGDDYIATDDLGSATFALGEGDNTLVGDDVGSIGVAAGSGNDYVGLGSVGSADIALGDGDNHLDIDSVGSLLFTSGAGQDMVHVYGTVDSANISVGDNDDHVGLYGGNGLEDGFGNAAGHAIAGGDGSDRLIVERLALVDAIGAFANVTSVETLELYGDNGGSLDGVISGANAAGVGTYAFNSNTSGEDIALTNVAHDVTVNMSLVQGDTEGQNFTLTQTPDDGTNTATLGLNLAEFSVGFADTYSFGVITADTTETLNIAAQHTSSGTDDTLDIDNLFSADLTTLNLSGDVSLNFLNVNAPNLELVDATGTTAGVAIALDDVADVVTVEGGSGNDNVVLYDAASRLIADGGAGDDYLEGFGNDDVLRGGEGNDVIDAMGGIDEVYGDAGDDLFNWDAAELSAADLVDGGEGTDTVDLSNSLGVRNDDFFFEWSSVENLNLDAGGNDLTLGAIATAAGLQTLQLSNDGVDGDTITLIEGFASDVAIHLSNGADTIDDTLDAAHAIDLRVFATETQLTAADTLTGGTGNDTLTLTSTFGGAADMTGVTGFENVVIEQGPNGYEWMQLVVGADTVVADGGTLNVDATDQTTWFSFDGSAETTGGGRFNVTVGDHASTIIGGAGDDIITGGHGLFGVEGPTGHDIDGGAGNDTITLGDGSVLDEAATVDAGTGNDTVTTGGGDDVIVGGDGSDLINAGNGANIVTGGLGGDTLTGGTDVDTYVYVSQAESTGLNHDVITNFAGGFGGDVINLQGVLAEAGLAGDIVFLGNFANTTLANTALASGDTNLDAVFVTGEQFVYVDVNDNGVIDDSDMAIELTGVASLTADNFAVPV; this comes from the coding sequence ATGGCTGTAACAACTCAACAACAAATCGCCGCGGCGTATGTTGCGTTTTTCAATCGGGCCCCCGACCTCGATGGCCTGAACTTCTGGGAAACCGAAGCGGCGAACTCCGGGCTGAACGATCTTGAGCTGATGCGCGACATCGCCGCAGGGTTCGCACAGCACCCGAGCTTCGATAGCCTCTACGGGGGTTTGGGCAATGCTGCCTTCATCGACGCCATCTACCTCAACATCGGCGGCGCCCCTGCCGATGCCAACGGCAAAGCGCACTGGCTCGGACTGATCGAAAGCGGCGAACTGTCCCGCTCCGACTTCGTCGCCGATTTCGTTTATGGCCTGCTTACCATCACCCCCGAAACACTGGACGGACTCGTCGCCAGCGGCGAGATCACCGAGCAGGAGAAGACCGACGCGCTCCTGCGCCAGGATCGCCTGACCAACAAGTCCGCAGTCGCGCTCAACTTCACCCAGGAAATGGGTGACGCTTCGAACCTGTCACCGGGCACCGATCCGCTCGACCCTGCCTCCCTTGCTGAGGATCCGGTGTACCAGGCCTCTCAGGCGATCATCGCCGGCGTCACCGAAGACGACGCCACGATGGATGCGCCGAATGCCTACCTGGCCGACACGCCGACCATCGAAGGCATCCTCGCCGCGTTCGGGGACGACGCCCCCGTCGCTGGCCAGACCTTCACGCTGACCACCGGTAACGACCTGATCCCGGGCCTCATCGGCTCGGCAGGCACGGCCGACACCGCCGGCGACGACAAGGTCATCGGCAATTCGTCGACGTTCAATCCGAGCGACGCGATCGACGCCGGCGAAGGCGCGGATCTTCTGAGTCTCGTGCTCAACGAAGCCGACACCACCTATGCCGGAGTGAACGTCGCGAACGTCGAGGCCCTTGAGTTGCGCGCGGTTGCCTCCGCCGCAGGAGACGAAGTGCGCGTCAGCATGACCGACTTCGACAGCGCGCTGGCCGATCTGCGCATCGTCAAGAGCACCGGCAACATCGCGATCGAGGACCTGCAGGCGGGCATCGCGGTCACGATCGACGATGTTCGGGGCAATGTCGACGTCGATTTCGACAATCAGAACGTCCCGGCTGCGGTCGACATTTCGGTGAACGAATTCGGCGAATCGGCCGGCGCTGTTGGTCAGCCGACGCTGTCGATCGACGAAGCCGTCGGCACGGTCAACCTCGTCGACGCCGCCGCGGGTCCGGCCTTCTACAACGACTTCGCGCTGATGGGCGGCTTCGGCACGCTCAACGTCACTGGCGGCGCGAACGGCACCGAGCTGACGACGGTCGTCGAATCGAGCGCGGACACGCTTGCCGCGGACTTCACCGGCAACGAGAGCGACGACAAGAACCTCACGGTCGTCACGCCTGATGGCCAGACGCTGACGCTCGCCACCGGCCAGTACGACGACGATGTCGCGATCGAGGTCCAAGGCGACGCGAACCTCACGGTCGAACTCGGCGAAGGCGCGAACAACCTGGACATCCTCGGCGGCGTAGTGCCCGACGGCTTCCTCGGGGTCGCTGCCGCGTCCAGCATCGACGCGGTCATCACCGCCGGCGCCGGCGACGATGTCGTCAACATCGAACCGTCCGCAGCCACGCTCGACGCGAACCTCGGCGACGGCAACAACCAACTGTTCATGGGTGACGGCAGCGATGTCAATGTCGTGACCGGCGCGGGCGACGACTATATCGCAACGGACGATCTGGGGTCGGCGACTTTCGCGCTCGGCGAGGGCGACAACACCCTGGTCGGCGACGATGTCGGCAGCATCGGCGTGGCCGCGGGCAGCGGCAACGATTACGTGGGTCTCGGCAGCGTCGGCTCGGCGGACATCGCGCTCGGTGACGGGGACAATCATTTAGACATCGATTCCGTCGGCTCGCTGCTCTTCACCAGCGGCGCCGGCCAGGACATGGTTCACGTCTACGGCACGGTCGATTCGGCGAATATCAGCGTCGGTGACAACGACGACCACGTCGGACTCTATGGCGGCAACGGCCTCGAGGACGGTTTCGGCAACGCGGCCGGTCATGCGATCGCAGGCGGCGACGGCAGCGACCGTTTGATTGTCGAGCGGCTGGCCCTGGTTGACGCCATCGGAGCGTTCGCGAACGTCACCAGCGTCGAAACGCTCGAGCTTTATGGCGACAACGGCGGCAGCCTGGACGGCGTGATCTCGGGCGCCAACGCGGCGGGCGTCGGCACGTACGCGTTCAACAGCAACACCTCCGGCGAAGACATCGCGCTGACGAACGTCGCGCACGACGTCACGGTCAACATGTCGCTGGTTCAAGGCGACACCGAAGGCCAGAACTTCACGCTGACGCAGACGCCGGACGACGGCACCAACACCGCGACGCTCGGCCTGAATCTCGCCGAATTCTCGGTCGGCTTTGCGGACACCTATTCGTTCGGCGTGATCACCGCCGACACGACCGAAACGCTCAATATCGCGGCGCAGCACACGAGCTCCGGCACGGACGACACGCTGGACATCGACAACCTCTTCTCTGCGGACCTCACGACGCTGAACTTAAGCGGCGACGTCAGCCTCAACTTCCTGAACGTCAACGCCCCGAACCTCGAACTGGTCGATGCGACCGGAACGACGGCCGGCGTTGCCATCGCCCTCGATGACGTCGCGGACGTGGTCACCGTCGAGGGCGGCAGCGGCAACGACAACGTCGTGCTCTACGACGCCGCCAGCCGCCTGATCGCAGACGGCGGCGCGGGCGACGACTACCTCGAAGGCTTCGGCAACGACGACGTGCTGCGCGGTGGCGAAGGCAATGACGTAATCGATGCCATGGGCGGCATCGACGAAGTCTACGGCGACGCCGGCGACGATCTGTTCAACTGGGACGCGGCAGAACTGAGCGCCGCCGACCTGGTCGACGGCGGCGAAGGCACCGACACCGTCGATCTGTCCAACAGCCTCGGCGTCCGTAACGACGACTTCTTCTTCGAGTGGTCGTCCGTTGAAAACCTGAACCTCGACGCGGGCGGCAACGACCTGACGCTCGGCGCAATCGCGACGGCCGCGGGCCTGCAGACGCTCCAGCTCAGCAACGACGGTGTGGATGGCGACACGATCACGCTGATCGAAGGCTTTGCGAGCGACGTCGCGATCCACCTGTCGAACGGCGCGGACACGATCGACGACACGCTCGACGCGGCGCATGCGATCGACCTTCGCGTCTTCGCGACCGAGACGCAGCTCACCGCGGCGGACACCCTCACGGGCGGCACCGGCAACGACACGCTGACGCTGACCTCGACGTTTGGCGGAGCCGCCGATATGACGGGCGTGACCGGCTTCGAGAACGTCGTCATCGAGCAAGGACCCAACGGTTACGAGTGGATGCAACTCGTCGTCGGCGCTGATACCGTGGTGGCCGACGGCGGCACGCTGAACGTCGATGCAACCGATCAGACGACGTGGTTCTCGTTCGACGGGTCCGCGGAAACGACCGGTGGCGGCCGCTTCAACGTCACCGTCGGTGATCACGCGAGCACGATCATCGGTGGTGCGGGCGACGACATCATCACTGGGGGCCATGGCTTGTTCGGCGTCGAAGGGCCGACCGGCCACGACATCGACGGCGGGGCGGGCAACGACACGATCACGCTCGGCGACGGCAGTGTGCTGGACGAAGCCGCCACGGTCGACGCCGGCACCGGCAACGACACGGTCACGACCGGCGGCGGCGACGATGTCATCGTCGGCGGGGACGGCAGCGACCTCATCAACGCAGGCAACGGTGCCAACATCGTGACCGGCGGTCTGGGTGGCGACACGCTGACCGGCGGCACCGACGTCGATACCTATGTCTACGTCAGCCAGGCCGAATCGACCGGTCTGAACCACGACGTCATCACGAACTTCGCAGGTGGATTCGGCGGCGACGTCATCAACCTGCAAGGCGTGCTGGCTGAAGCGGGCCTGGCCGGCGACATCGTCTTCCTCGGCAATTTCGCCAACACGACGCTCGCCAACACCGCGCTGGCGTCTGGTGACACCAACCTCGACGCGGTCTTTGTCACCGGCGAACAATTCGTCTATGTCGACGTCAACGACAACGGCGTCATCGACGACAGCGACATGGCCATCGAACTGACCGGCGTGGCCTCGCTGACGGCGGACAATTTCGCCGTGCCGGTGTAA